In Trifolium pratense cultivar HEN17-A07 linkage group LG7, ARS_RC_1.1, whole genome shotgun sequence, a genomic segment contains:
- the LOC123896292 gene encoding probable WRKY transcription factor 4, whose translation MDNDDWDLSSIVRSCKATIFSDPSTICETPPQNLTTTVTPTTNFIVSPINTTTSCFGEFIFNQEISSVENTYTADNDWDLYSIVRSCKAATFTNSSTFCETPAQNLTTSVTTTTANSRASPINTTPCFADFTFNKENSFVSFTPLKPNDFLDLNKLRVDFNSITNIRTPTTTSIPITVTTTTSSLTTTGLSTHIAPNIITNTNTGVQVSNQNSTFFDFSTPIKQYPMQPNEFSEKYNFITKFNPTTSIPTPETTMSTSAISTPITTNHTTIIPITTTTTFTNPTTTISTHTTTPTHPQQPKPQSRIRSYYKCSSSNNCPARKHVEKSETEENTYVVTYRGKHNHRKPEVKQNSDNETSRNKPLEARLPVVGQAGSSQNFENLGSPHVAMVQFDQSESNNSQVLDGHSKLTNPKTKLIESQSHVIGEVGSSHNVQKVDSNNRMMLQRDEPERSNAPISSGELEIPYFETNFIGSYNDDDDILIPNMSIMSEDFLLDFNHLNGSSVLP comes from the exons ATGGACAATGATGATTGGGACCTTTCTTCCATTGTGCGTAGCTGCAAAGCAACCATATTTTCTGATCCTTCCACCATTTGTGAAACTCCACCACAAAACCTAACTACCACTGTCACCCCCACCACCAACTTTATTGTATCTCCTATAAACACCACAACTTCTTGCTTTGGTGAGTTTATCTTTAACCAAGAAATTAGCTCGGTTGAAAATACATACACAGCGGACAATGACTGGGATCTCTATTCTATTGTGCGTAGCTGCAAAGCTGCCACCTTTACTAATTCTTCCACCTTTTGTGAAACTCCGGCTCAAAACCTAACTACAAGTGTCACCACCACAACCGCTAATAGTCGTGCATCTCCTATAAACACCACACCTTGTTTTGCTGATTTTACTTTCAATAAAGAAAATAGTTTTGTTTCTTTTACCCCCCTGAAACCAAATGATTTCCTAGATCTGAATAAATTGAGAGTCGATTTCAACTCAATCACTAATATCCGCACCCCCACTACCACCAGTATCCCAATCACCGTTACCACCACAACCTCTTCCCTCACCACCACCGGTCTCTCCACCCACATCGCCCCAAATATCATCACAAACACTAACACTGGCGTTCAGGTATCCAATCAAAATTCTACCTTTTTTGATTTTTCAACACCCATCAAACAATATCCAATGCAACCAAATGAATTCTccgaaaaatataattttataaccAAATTCAATCCCACCACCTCTATCCCCACCCCTGAAACTACTATGTCTACATCTGCAATTTCTACTCCCATCACGACCAATCATACTACCATTATCCCGATCACCACTACCACCACCTTCACTAACCCAACAACCACTATCAGCACTCATACCACCACCCCTACACATCCTCAACAACCAAAACCCCAATCAAGAATAAG GAGCTACTACAAATGCAGCAGTTCCAATAATTGTCCAGCAAGAAAACATGTTGAAAAAAGCGAAACTGAAGAGAACACTTATGTTGTTACATATCGAGGAAAGCACAATCACCGAAAGCCAGAAGTTAAACAAAACTCTGATAATGAGACCTCTCGGAACAAGCCATTAGAGGCTAGATTACCCGTTGTCGGACAAGCTGGATCATCCCAAAACTTCGAAAACTTAGGTTCTCCTCATGTGGCCATGGTGCAGTTTGATCAATCGGAGAGTAACAATTCTCAAGTTCTGGACGGTCATTCAAAACTCACTAATCCGAAAACTAAACTTATAGAGAGTCAATCACATGTTATCGGAGAAGTTGGATCATCCCATAATGTTCAAAAAGTAGATTCAAATAACAGGATGATGTTACAACGTGATGAGCCGGAGAGAAGCAATGCTCCAATTTCTTCTGGTGAATTAGAAATCCcttattttgaaacaaattttattgGAAGCTATAATGACGATGATGACATTTTGATACCAAACATGTCAATTATGTCAGAAGACTTCTTACTGGACTTCAATCACCTCAACGGTAGTTCTGTATTACCTTAG